From Colias croceus chromosome Z, ilColCroc2.1:
gtctaAAATATAACAACGGAGGAATCGCAGGTTACCTTGACTTCGATTTCAAGGGACTTCTTAATAGCCTCAATCTTGACAATCCTCTCTTGTTCTTCGTGCAGGTGCTCAACGGTGTGCTTCAGCTCAGTCTGAAAAGGTAcgatttattaataatgtatagaattaaaatattagcaaTTATTCGCTTGTTTACGTAGATACACGTAATTTCGTAAAAAAGCTAATTACCTGTACGCGCTGGTATCTCTCGTCAGCAACGCGCAGTTCCTTGGTGATCTCGTCGTAGTCAGCAGCGACAGCGGACAGTTCTTGTTCGATCTTAGCCTTGCTGCTGGACAGGTTCACGTTGATGACGGTAAGTTCATTGATGCGCGTCTGGGCTTCTTCAAAGGATTGTTCAATGGTGCGCTTAGCACGGAGGGcctaataattacataaataccATGTTACTTTGTGGtccattatattttcatacaagaGACATTATGAATATTCAGATCTAAATTTTTTACTGTACCTGTTCGTAATTGCCACGGATCTCTTCAACTTCACCAGTGAGAGATTGAATTCTGCGTTGAGCAACGCCGTATTGGTCAAGGGTCACTTGCAACTGCCTTTGAATCTCGTCGTAGTGGGTCTGGATCTCGGTAAGCTGTTGAAGTTGAagattgttataattaataaaacataatatgggaaataaataaacttatgaTTTGTTCAACTTattcgttttaaaataaatccatCGTTGTACCTGCAGAGATTGCTTCTTGATAGTCTTCTGCAAGTCAATGTTGGTCTTGTTGGCAACGTCAAGAGACAGCTCCAGTTCGGTGATCTGGATCTGCAGCTTCTTCTTGATGCGGGTGACCTCGGTCTTGAGCTTGGTCTCAGCTTCCACGACACGAGCGTTAAGCTGCTCAATTTCAATGCTGGTCTGTTTgctgttaaataataaatgtattaggTTGATTGGTTAACacgattaaatatttaaagctatattattaggtacctgCTGCTAGCTAAAATACTCATATCGAGTTtatcaaattgttttattgtttcttttaattCGTTCAATTTTTCAACGTATTCGATATTTATATTCGGTATTTCAGTTTCTATTTGTACAAGACATACTTTAGGCGAAGATTCACTCAATGTTTggatagatttaattttaaattcaggaGGTAAAACATCATCTAGGTTTTGATGTTTTGTATGTTTAATTGCTAGAGATTTTGACTCTTGCCAATCATCATTAAATTTGAgatttttcttgtatgttccctttttattttcacttaaTACATTATGTTTACTCTCCTCAAGTAATGTGTGAGCAATTGCTTTTGCAGATTTTCCGCGGTATAATTTTGCTTTAGATCTGAGCTCAGATTCTATAGCTGCATTCGAACCTAGTCTTGCTAATTCTCTTTCAACGTCTgctaacattttattttgtctttccttaaaaagtttttctttttccACTTTTTTCCTTTTAGTCTTAACCGTTACACTCTCGgtttcaatatgttttgttagATTCGCAGCAGCTGCGGTTTTAATGACTGAAAACGGAGATCGTTTGCTAACACTCATTGAACTCAAATCTCTCTTCGCCTGTTCAGCAACATCCCGCGATATTTTTCTCAAATCGTGCTCTGAATAAGCTTTAATTGGTTTATCAAatctatatttttctaaacCTCGTTCGTTATTCCATGGCAAATGAGGCGGCTTCACAGATTCTCCTTGTTGTTTTGCTGTGATATAGTCAATCATGGGTTGGTAAAAATTGATTCCATATCCGTAATTGTCCTCATATATTGCTGTGGGAGGCTTATTCCACTTTGATTCAGGCATTTTCATAGGTGGCATGatgatttatttgttttttttaattaacactaatttaatatttttggatGCACTGATTATGAATTAGCATAATGCACTGTCGACTTTAGTGCTACACTACAACTGTTATGCCAGCCAGCAGCAGATTTGCGAAGTGCAGTTTTGGCCAACCGGAGACACTGCTATATTTAAACGGGAATCTTGCCAATTCATTACACAGTAGAATATTTTGATTGAACGTACATAGACCGCACCGGATATGACTGTTTTTGCTGAT
This genomic window contains:
- the LOC123705089 gene encoding paramyosin, short form isoform X2; protein product: MPPMKMPESKWNKPPTAIYEDNYGYGINFYQPMIDYITAKQQGESVKPPHLPWNNERGLEKYRFDKPIKAYSEHDLRKISRDVAEQAKRDLSSMSVSKRSPFSVIKTAAAANLTKHIETESVTVKTKRKKVEKEKLFKERQNKMLADVERELARLGSNAAIESELRSKAKLYRGKSAKAIAHTLLEESKHNVLSENKKGTYKKNLKFNDDWQESKSLAIKHTKHQNLDDVLPPEFKIKSIQTLSESSPKVCLVQIETEIPNINIEYVEKLNELKETIKQFDKLDMSILASSSKQTSIEIEQLNARVVEAETKLKTEVTRIKKKLQIQITELELSLDVANKTNIDLQKTIKKQSLQLTEIQTHYDEIQRQLQVTLDQYGVAQRRIQSLTGEVEEIRGNYEQALRAKRTIEQSFEEAQTRINELTVINVNLSSSKAKIEQELSAVAADYDEITKELRVADERYQRVQTELKHTVEHLHEEQERIVKIEAIKKSLEIEVKNISVRLEEVEANAIVGGKRIISKLEARIKDMELELDEEKRRHAETIKILRKKERSLKEIMIQCEEDQKNIVLLQDSLEKCSQKVNIYKRQLQEQEGVSQQSVTRVRRFQRELEAAEDRAETAESNLSLIRAKHRTFVTTSTVPGSQVYLVQESRALSTE